The sequence below is a genomic window from Micromonospora aurantiaca ATCC 27029.
GCCCATCGGGTACTGGCCGAGTTCGCGCATCTTGTCCTGGATCTGCCGCAGGCCCTGGGCGAACGGGGTGCGCCGGTTGTCGCCGGTGAAGCCGGGGGCCGCGTCCGGCGAGACACCGAGCACCCGGTACGTGGCGACCAGGTACTCCATCGGGCGGCGTACCTTCTGGCCGATCGCCGCCCAGAACTCCGAGGAGCTGAACAGCGTCGCCAGCACCGGCCGGATCTGTCCCTTGTTCGTGGTGTACGCCTTCGCGAGCCGGTCCACCACGGACTTCGGCGGGGTGTCGGAGACGAACCGGGTGGCGAGGTTCTGTGCCACGTACCGGGCGGTCGACGGGTGCATCGCGATGTAGCGGATGTACGAGTCGATGACCTTGTCGGCGGCCACCGGGTCGTCGGAGTTGTTGGCGTGGCTGAACCCGAGGATCTTCACCTTGCCGAGGTAGTGCCGCTCGGCGAAGAACTTGTACTTGCCGTCGGCGACACCCCGTCCGGTCTGGAGCAGCGCAGCCTGGCGGACGTCCTTCTCGGTGTAGCCGCCGTCAACGCCGACCGAGTACAGCTCCAGGTTCTCCCGGGCCAGGTTCTCGTTGACCGCGTCCTTACGCGAGTCGACCTGGTTCAGGTAGAGCAGCAGCGCCGGGTGCTTGTTCGCGGCGACGAGCATCTCCGGGTAGCTGCCCAGCGCGTGCTTGCGGATGACGTCCCGGTCGAACGCGTTGCGGTAGTTCTCCCCGCCGTCGAAGTCGGCGGCGACGTGCAGGAAGTCGTTCCAGAAGTCGACCATCACCTCGAACAGCTGCCGGTCCGACCAGATCTGCCGGGCGATGGTGGCGTCCACCGTCTCGCGGGCCGGGTCGACGCCCTTCTCGTTGAGCTGCTCGCGCTGGTCGCGCAGCTGCGTCGGGCTGAGCTTGAGCGACTGCAGCTCGGCCAGCTTCAGCTCGGCCTTCGTCGGGGCGATCTTCTCCGGTTCGAGCTGCTGGCGCAGCCAGTCGTCGATGCCGAGCCGCTTGATGTCGGCCATCACCTTCGGGGTGGCGGCGAACGTGGTGCGGGTGGCGAGGTGCCGGATCGGGTCCTTGGCGAGGACCGTCTTCACAGTCACCTTGGTCGCCTCGGCGGCGGCGGCCGGGCTGCCGTAGAGCCGGCCACCGGACGGCGCGTTGCGCTTGAGCGCCTCGCCGGCCCGGGAGCCCATGTAGCTCTCGTTCTGCTCGGTGTAGGTCCGTACCGTGCTGGGCTGCTGGCCGCTGGGCCGGGCCGCGTTGCCGTCGGTGGTCACCGTACCGGTGGCGTCACCGGCCGGCGCGTCACTGAACAGGCCGCGCACCTGCGGGGACATGGCCAGGGCGGCGCCACCGGCGACCACCACGGCACCGCCGAGGGTGGCCAGCGCCCGGCGCCGGCCCCGCTTCGGGGCCTCGTCGCCGTCGTCGTCCAGGTCGGGCAGTCCACCGCCGGGCGGCGGGCCGTACCCGCCGCTGGGCTGGCCGTAGCCGCCGGACTGGGGGTAGCCGGCGGGGGCCGGCGCGGCGGGGGCGAAGCCGTTCGGCCCGACCCACTGCGGGCCCTGGGCGGGGTGGGCGCCGGGGTGCGGCGCGTGCGGGTCGCGGTACCCGTCCGGATGGGGGTGCTGGTATCCGTCCCAGCCGCGGTCGTCCCGGGGTCGACGCGGTGGCACGTTCAGGTCGGCCATGTACCTATCCCGTTTTCTTCGAGCGCCGGCACGCCTGCCACCCGATGGGGGTCGGGGTGGCGCAGGGGCGGCGACGGTTGCCGGAGAAGTTGCCTACGGGAAAGTAGCCATGCCGTCCCGGCCGCTCAAGGCGCGCCGAACGCGCTCGTGAGCGCACTTAAGACGGTGCTCAGGCCCGCCGCGGAGGGCCCGCCGCGGCGGCGGGGGCGCGGCGGCGTCCGGAGCAGGGCCGACCCGGACGCGCACCGCCCGGATGCGAGGTTTCGCACAGCGGCGACGCCGCCGGGGGCGTTCATTGCCTCACCGAAAATTAAGGTACGGATAAGCCTGCGCTGAGAACCTCGTTCCGCCTGTCCGGTCCGCCGAAACAGCAGCAGCGGCGGCGCGTGACCGGCCTCCGATCCGGGTATGCCGCCGAACCGCTGAAGCCGTGAGGGGAAGGGCACCGCCATGCTCAGCCAAGAGGATCAGCGCAGGTTCGAACAGATCACCCGTCATCTGCGGGAGAGTGATCCACGCTTCTTCGCCCGGTTGGACAACCGGATCAAGGGCCGCCGGGGCCGGTACATGATGCTGTTGACGATCGTGCTGTGGGCGTCGCTGCCGGCGATGACAGTGCTCGTCGGACGGCTCGCCGGGGCGATCTGCGCGGTGGTGCTCGTCGCCAACGCCGCAGTGATGTGGCGCTTCCGCCGCCGCCTCCTTTAGGTGCAAGGAAGGGCCCCTTATTAACGCTTCTGGTAGAGGAAGGGCCCCTTATTAACGCTCGCCTGCGGCCTCGCCGCGACCGAACTCCCTGGGGGACGCGGCCTCGCCGCGACCGAACTCCCGGTACGCCCGGCGCAGCCGCTCGGCCAGGCCCGGCCCACCGATCATGGCGCCGGGTGAACCGAGCTGGCGCAACAGCAACTCCGAGCCGGTGGCGAGCGTGGGCGGCCGGTCCGGCAGCGGCACCGGCGACAGCCAGAACCGGTCCGGTTCGGCGTCCGCCTCGACCGGCGGCAACCCGGCCAGGGCCCGCGCCGCGCCGACCACCGGCACACCGGTCGTCCCGGGCGGCTCCGGCCCGGCGCCCGACTCCGGCCCGGCACCCGGGCCCGGCTCCGCGCCCGCACCGCCGTTTCCGTCCGCGCCACCGGCTCCGCCCGCGCCACCGGCTCCGCCCGCGCCACCGGCTCCGCCCGCGCCACCGGCTCCGCTCGCACCACCGGCCCCGCTCGCACCACCGGCCCCGCTCGCACCACCGGCCCCGCTCGCACCACCGGCTCCGCCGGCACCACCGGTTCCACCTGAGCTGCCGGCGTCGGCGCCGCGCAGCGTACGCAGCCGGTCCAGCAGTTCGGCTCGGGACCGGCCGCGCCAGTGCAGCAGGTGGAACGGGTCGGCGTCGAACGCCTCGGCGAGCAGGTAGAACGTCGCCGCCAGATGTTTGCACGGCACCGCGAAATCAGGGCAGCCGCAGCGCTGGTCCAGCTCGCCGACAGCGGCCGGGAACAGCGGCGCGCCCGCCTCGGCGAACAGCTCCTCCAGTTCGGCCGGCAGGTCACCGGCGAGCAGCCGGGCGCTGAAGAACGCCTGCCCGGCCAGTTCGGCCTCGATCCGCCGCCATGTCTCCTCCGGGTACGCGGCCAGCCCGATCCGCACCGGGTAGGGCCGCGGCCGGGATCCCTGCACCTCGGCGGTGACAGTCCCCGGCGACACGTCCAGCCGGAGCACCTGCCCCCGCCGCGCGTACGCCCGCCCACGGGTGAGCCGGGAGCCGAGCGCGAACGACTCCAGCACCTCGACGAACCGCCGGGACCACCAGGACTGCCCGATCGCGCCCCGGGTGCTGCGCGCCCGCAGGCCACCCTCGACCCGCACCGGCGGGCCGTAGTCGTCAAACCCGGGGCTCACTCGACCACCGCCCCGGACTCCAGCCGGAACAGGTCGCGCAGCGTGTCCGTGGACAGCTCGGTGACCCACTGCTCGCCGCTGCCCACCACCGACCGGGCCAGGCTGCGCTTGTCGGCGATCATCGCGGCCACCTTCTCCTCGACCGTGCCGGCGCAGACGAACTTGCGTACCTGCACGCGGCGGCGCTGTCCGATCCGGAACGCCCGGTCGGTGGCCTGGTCCTCGACTGCGGGGTTCCACCACCGGTCCACGTGCACCACGTGGTTGGCGGCGGTCAGAGTGAGCCCGGTGCCGCCGGCCTTGAGCGACAGGACGAACAGCGGCGGACCCTGTGGCGTCTGGAACCGGGTCACCATGGCGTCCCGTTCGGCCTTGCCGACGCCGCCGTGCAACAGCAGCACCTCCCGGCCGGTACGCGCCGACAGGTGCCCACGCAGCATGCCGCCGAACTCGGCGTACTGGGTGAACAGCAGCGCCTTCTCCTCCGCCGCGAGTACCTCGTCGACGATCTCGTCGAGGCGTTCCAGCTTGCCGGACCGGCCGTCCAGCGCGGAGCCGTCGTGCAGCAGCTGGGCGGGATGGTTGCAGACCTGCTTGAGCCGGGTCATGGTGGCGAGCACCAGTCCGCGCCGCTCGATCCCGTCGCTGGACTCGATCTTCGCCATCATGTCGTCGACCACTGCGCGGTAGAGCGCGGCCTGCTCGGCGGTGAGGTTGCAGACCACCTCCATCTCCAGCTTCTCCGGCAGGTCGGTGATGATCGACGGGTCGGTCTTGAGGCGGCGCAGCACGAACGGGCCGGTGATCCGGCGCAGCCGCTCGGCCACCTCGGCGTCGCCGTGCCGCTCGATCGGTTCGGCGAAGCGCTTGCGGAACGTCGCGGCCGGCCCGAGCAGCCCCGGATTCGCGAACTGCATGATCGACCAGAGGTCGGCGAGCCGGTTCTCCACAGGCGTACCGGTGACCGCGACCCGGTGCCGCGCGGGCAGCGACCGGACCGCCTCGGCCTGGCGGGTCGCGGCGTTCTTGATCGCCTGCGCCTCGTCCACCACCACCCGGTGCCAGTCGACGCCAGCCAGCTCGAACGCGTCCCGGGCGGCCACCGAGTACGTGGTGAGCACCAGGTCCGCCTCGCCCACTGCGGCGGCGAAGCCCTCGCCGCGGGTGCGCTCGGCGCCGTGGTGCACGTGCACGCGCAGCCCTGGCGCGAACTTCGCGGCCTCCCGCTGCCAGTTGCCGACGAGCGACATCGGACAGACCAGCAGTGTGGGCCCGGCCTCCGGCGGGTCACCGGCGAGCAGCGCGAGCAGCTGCACGGTCTTGCCCAGACCCATGTCGTCGGCGAGGATCCCGCCGAGTCCGAGCGACTGGAGGAACGCCAGCCAGGCCAGCCCGCGCCGCTGGTACGGCCGCAGCGTCCCGCTGAAGCCCGGCGGCGGGTCGGCCGGGGTGAGCCGCCGTTCCGCCTCACCTGCCAGCAGTTCGCCGAGTGCGCCGTCGGCGACCACGTCC
It includes:
- a CDS encoding DUF3040 domain-containing protein produces the protein MLSQEDQRRFEQITRHLRESDPRFFARLDNRIKGRRGRYMMLLTIVLWASLPAMTVLVGRLAGAICAVVLVANAAVMWRFRRRLL
- a CDS encoding SWIM zinc finger family protein gives rise to the protein MSPGFDDYGPPVRVEGGLRARSTRGAIGQSWWSRRFVEVLESFALGSRLTRGRAYARRGQVLRLDVSPGTVTAEVQGSRPRPYPVRIGLAAYPEETWRRIEAELAGQAFFSARLLAGDLPAELEELFAEAGAPLFPAAVGELDQRCGCPDFAVPCKHLAATFYLLAEAFDADPFHLLHWRGRSRAELLDRLRTLRGADAGSSGGTGGAGGAGGASGAGGASGAGGASGAGGASGAGGAGGAGGAGGAGGAGGAGGADGNGGAGAEPGPGAGPESGAGPEPPGTTGVPVVGAARALAGLPPVEADAEPDRFWLSPVPLPDRPPTLATGSELLLRQLGSPGAMIGGPGLAERLRRAYREFGRGEAASPREFGRGEAAGER
- a CDS encoding DUF1800 domain-containing protein — encoded protein: MADLNVPPRRPRDDRGWDGYQHPHPDGYRDPHAPHPGAHPAQGPQWVGPNGFAPAAPAPAGYPQSGGYGQPSGGYGPPPGGGLPDLDDDGDEAPKRGRRRALATLGGAVVVAGGAALAMSPQVRGLFSDAPAGDATGTVTTDGNAARPSGQQPSTVRTYTEQNESYMGSRAGEALKRNAPSGGRLYGSPAAAAEATKVTVKTVLAKDPIRHLATRTTFAATPKVMADIKRLGIDDWLRQQLEPEKIAPTKAELKLAELQSLKLSPTQLRDQREQLNEKGVDPARETVDATIARQIWSDRQLFEVMVDFWNDFLHVAADFDGGENYRNAFDRDVIRKHALGSYPEMLVAANKHPALLLYLNQVDSRKDAVNENLARENLELYSVGVDGGYTEKDVRQAALLQTGRGVADGKYKFFAERHYLGKVKILGFSHANNSDDPVAADKVIDSYIRYIAMHPSTARYVAQNLATRFVSDTPPKSVVDRLAKAYTTNKGQIRPVLATLFSSSEFWAAIGQKVRRPMEYLVATYRVLGVSPDAAPGFTGDNRRTPFAQGLRQIQDKMRELGQYPMGKPTPDGYADVYLAWTSAGTMIDGWNEAGDLIGGWRKQFTFVKPEKLVAKPPATAGAYVDALAQRLVQQKLSAKEKKLVLAVAGVAESAKVDATFNGAIAAVARTILASPQHHLR